The sequence TGACTCtcctttaattttttggttgaaaaaaaatacttccctTCTGGATGTAATGGGTCAAATCAAGGACGATTAGAGTGATTATAGTGCAAAATCGACTACTCGTTGTAATCGAAATTGATGTAGCTCATTCCAAATATAGTCCACTGTACTGACCCCCCAAAAACCAGAAGTACATTCCCCAGTGCCCCTGCTTTGTGATGGATTTCAGATGAAAAGTTACACTTAAAATTTTTGCATTTGTTCAAATGGTTTCTAACTCTAATTCAAACGCATCCTAAAGTGCATTTTTAGTTTGACTTGgaaaatatctaaatataaattaaattacatcacttaaaaatcaattttattcaaaattaattttatggcaTACATCCAAACAAACACTAATTAATTTTGGATTGATAAGAGTTGGGAAGAGTATTCTGTATTaggaatcaaataaaaaatcaatagtAATCTTGACCCCAGTGTTAATTGTTGAAAGACATATGGATTGTGGCAATAGGGCTGCTAGTGCTTAGTACAAAGGAAAGTGAGGAGAAATATCCTCGTTTTCGTTTCCGTTTTGCTCTTGACATCCTCTCTCACCCAAAATCCTAAACATAAAACCTCTTTATTGCTTTCCCTATATGATCTAAGTAAGCATTAGCCACCAACAGTGAGTGCTTCAATCATGGCATTCAACTCTTCACCTTTCATCACTTGCAAGGTCTTTCCACTAATAAACTTAATTACATTCACACACTACTAAATTAATGTTTACTCCTGCTATCATAGACTGTAACAATTGCTTTCTCAGATACTGAGCTCTTGAATTTAATATCAATAGAGtacacttatttttatttaattttttaaataacacacATTTGTAATTCTctgatatttttgtttcatgatCAGAAAGACTTGGGTTTCTTTGCTTTTCCTTCACCATCCTCCATAATTGGGAAGAGACAGAAATGCAAGAAAACATCATCAAATAAGATTGTTTCTGTTGTGTCATCCCCCAAGAACAAACGCAGCCCTTCTGCAACTGGCTCAGTTGTGTTCACTTTCTTCCCTGTTTTCCATTGATATATGCTCAAATTTTAGTGCTAATGATGGCTGTTGCTCACTGTAGACCAAAATTCCGATGACTGCGACAGAGAAGATTCTGGCAAGAGCTGCCGAGAAATGTGAGGTGAGGCCAGGGGAGAACGCTTGGGCAAatgttgatgttttgatgatcaATGATATCACTTGTCCAGGTATTTCTGGAATCTTCAAGAAAGAGTTTGGCAACACTGCAAAGGTATCTTCACTTGATGCATGTTATTAATCATGAATCAAATATCAGTATATCAGCAAAACTTTGTTTGGTGCTAACCaaaccaaattttatttaatctattaAGTTAACACATGATCGTTAGAAAATGTTTGAATTTTCACCTAGTTATAGCTATGAACAAACTTTTTAACGATATATTACTACATCATTTgacaccaaaaaaatattactacatgtttgaataataatgtaaatttttcaTGCTAAAGGTTTGGGACCGTGAAAAGATTGTGGTTATCCCTGATCATTACATATTCACAAATGATGAACGCGCACACCGCAATGTGGATATTGCTAGAGATTTTTGTGTTGAGCAAGATATCAAGTACTTTTATGATATTCAAGATCGCAGTAACTTCAGGGTGCGGTGTCTCTTTAGACTTTTCTTACACATTGgttggtttcattttttattttattttattttttgtatattttgttctctatttaacattgttcaattaataaaaaaagaaggaaaatgctAGTTTCAAAAATGATTCCAGATATTTGAAGTGAAACCAAACAAGCATAACTATATTTGAATAACAATGTCAAATTTCCTGGAAAACTACTAATTTTGCAGATAATGTTATGCCCTGAAAGTCAACTAATTTTCCTGAATAATAATGTCACATTATATTACTTGCATCACAAGTCAATTATCTATacctattttctaaaaaaagaaaaagataagaaattaaCCTGTGTGTTGGACAGCCAGCCcagattaaataaaattgaaaagcgTCTTAGACTCTAGTTAATTGTATATAACTTGCAAatttaaaagggaaaaaaattactGTTTATCAACAATGAGGCATTCCAACTTGTTCAGCGAAAGAGCCCTTAATGCAGTTTTAAAAACTGACCCGTATGACCAGTTTTAAAGTACTGGGTCATTGGGTTAATAGGTAAAACAGTGGATCCTTAAATAACTTGTATGACCcaatatgtattaaaaaatatgaaaattttattccatcttaaagaaaatcccaaaaagaaTCACTActcataaacaaaatcaaagtgTAAGTATCTAAATCAATTAAGCATTGGCGCTCCTTATACATAACAAATTgaacaagtaatataaaaaaaaatcaacaatcacATTGCAACAACAAAGAGTTGTCATTTTGagtaatttgaaaagaaaagaaaaagttacatGATCTTGCCCAAGTCAACAGGTTACTTATCCGTTCAACCACAAATCCAACCGGATCACACCAAGTTGACTGTATGAATGGGCTGATAGCCAACCCGACCCGATCTAACCACCGATTTATGATAGAACAGGTTAACTAGGCCAATGATTCTTTTTGAActagtaattaattaacatgAGTTCTTCATTTGTTTGGAAATAATCTTATGTGTCTAATAAGTAATGGTTCATGtttagtcattttattttatttttaattgtgtcATCGATCATATTGATTCATAAAGcttttattagaaaattaaacatTAGCAGTTTATTTTCATGTCATTGAAGTAACTTTAATCATTAACCATCAAGAAATAAAGTTTTATAGACcgcataataatttatacattgcAGGCTAATCCAGATTATAAAGGTGTTTGTCACGTTGCTCTAGCACAGGAAGGTCATTGCAGACCTGGAGAGGTAAGTTTCTGTTAACAAAGCTAAGAcatgttaaaatttgaaatctacaGGTTTCAAAGATGTTCTGATCACTTGATAATAGGTCTTGTTTGGTACTGATTCTCACACCACATCAGCTGGAGCATTTGGCCAGTTTGCCACAGGAGTTGGTAACACTGATGcagcttttgtattagggacaGGGAAGATCTTACTCAAGGCAAGTAAACAAATATCATCACTTTATTAAATGTGAAAAACACCTAAATTTTATTGATGAAGGCTAAGACTTTTCATCTTGCCCTACATTCAAGATGAAAGTTTATATCTTTCTTCCCAGATAAACCAACACTATCATTTTGCTTCTACATTTTAGTATTTGTTCTTATCAACCATTGCCAAATGTCATAAATATCCTTAAACTTCAGGTGCCTCCAACATTAAGATTTGTACTGGATGGTGAAAAGCCCAGCTATTTGCTTGCGAAGGATCTAATTTTAAATGTGGGTAATGGGTTCCTCTCATGTTTTTCCATTTGAATGAAATGCTGTTAATCAAAGTTATGTGACATGAGTATATTATAACACTGTTGTCTGTTTTCTTTTCGTGGTGTTGCCATTTGAAAAACCATCATTCAGATCATTGGTGAAATATCTGTGTCTGGTGCAACATATAAAACGATGGAGTTTGTTGGGACAACAATTGAAAGTTTAAGTGTATGCATACTTTTAACACTGTTTTCTTTCTATATGGTATGTTATTTGCACTAGTATAAGACTTTTGAATTGTTGTATTGTATTGTAGATGGAAGAAAGGATGACACTGTGCAACATGGTTATAGAAGCTGGAGGGAAAAACGGTATTGTTGCTGCTGATAGAATCACATACAAATACCTTGAGGTTGTTGAAGTTGAACAGCGCCCTTTATGTTTTTCTCATTTCACTGTTTCTCTCTTCATGTATGTGCTTGCATATATACATGCAAGATGctgaattttcaattaaaaaaagatgTGCTAGTTAAGTAATGCTTGAAATATGCTCCTGCATTACATGTTTGTGTGTAATAAGTTTTGCCTTACTTAATAGAGTTTTCACATCTTAATTCTTTCCCCTTTTTCTCGCTGCCATGGATTTTATATTGTTTAGTTCTTTTGCACAGGATAAGACGTCTGCACCATATGAGCCAGTTTCTAGTGATGAGAATGCAAGGCAAGTTCTGTTTGCTCCtcatatatatacaaatattatttatttgatttataattACCAAGATCTAAATTCCCTTTTCATGGATCTGGAATTGCAATATTAGATGGACCAGAGATGATTTGACCTTAGGACGTTTCATGTAATTTAagaatattgttttttaaaatgtgatttaGAGATATCTGCTATTTCTGATTGACCAATAGGGTATAAGTTTTATAATGGTCAAATGGTGAGTTTATAtccatcaaatataaaatttagacgCTATTATTATGCAATTTCAGGTTTCATCAAAATATGGCCAGTGATAACTGATGAGTTATTGGTTGACTTTAAGAGTTAGTTGTcttatattcttaattattttcttagcaTAAAAACAATCACGGTCTTTTCAGAACAATTCATATATTTCCCCCCTTTGTTTTCTCTTATGTGATTCTTTTgaactgtttttctttttctttttttacttgttgATGTGCCAGGTTTCTAGCCCAATATAGATTTGATGTATCAAATATGGAACCATTGGTTGCAAAGGTACTTTTACTTTaacttaatcatatttttatcttcattttgCCATAAAAAGTGTTAAGAATTTTGTGTTGTAAAAGATTCTTTTTGAGTTTGATTGCTAATATAATGCAATGTGTTTGAACCACCATACAGCCACATTCCCCCGATAATCGTGCTTTGGCAAGAGAATGCAACAATGTGAAAATTGACAGAGTATACATTGGATCCTGCACTGGTGGGAAGACTGAAGATTTTATGGCTGCAGCAAAAGTTTTCTTAGCGGGGGTATGTCTATTATAATTTCTTTCTCCTACACTTTCTTTTTAACATGCAAACTGCATTTATTTTATGGTGGATATTGGAAAACCATTAATACTCTGGATTCAGGAGGGCTAGAACCACATACTTCTCACCGTGAAGGATGGCAGTCCGTGCAAGAATTTCATGTTTCTGTTTGGACGGTGATAAATTTGGATGGCAATATTCTGCCTCTCACAGAAATTTGGAATTGAGTGCAAACTTGTTATTTTTTCATTCCATCTGTTATGAAAGCGTTCAAATGAAAATTTACAAAGCATATTGTAAACAAGTTTTCCTCAATAAATAACTATGTTAGATTGCAAGTCAGtgaattataataatttcaattttcaacgcATACAAGGAAAACATAATGTTTTATGAACATGAGCATGTGAGACAATTTTGAGTATTTGATCTTAGTACGATTTATTTGAGCCACTTTTGAGGCTGCACCTTATGCAGAATAATGTCTTTATATAgttcttatttaaattttttctgcTCAGTAAACATTAGTAtctgttctttttctttctttatcatCTTTAACATAATGAAACCGGTTCCACTGTAGGGAAAAACCGTCAAA comes from Glycine soja cultivar W05 chromosome 20, ASM419377v2, whole genome shotgun sequence and encodes:
- the LOC114401252 gene encoding 3-isopropylmalate dehydratase large subunit, chloroplastic-like isoform X1 codes for the protein MAFNSSPFITCKKDLGFFAFPSPSSIIGKRQKCKKTSSNKIVSVVSSPKNKRSPSATGSTKIPMTATEKILARAAEKCEVRPGENAWANVDVLMINDITCPGISGIFKKEFGNTAKVWDREKIVVIPDHYIFTNDERAHRNVDIARDFCVEQDIKYFYDIQDRSNFRANPDYKGVCHVALAQEGHCRPGEVLFGTDSHTTSAGAFGQFATGVGNTDAAFVLGTGKILLKVPPTLRFVLDGEKPSYLLAKDLILNIIGEISVSGATYKTMEFVGTTIESLSMEERMTLCNMVIEAGGKNGIVAADRITYKYLEDKTSAPYEPVSSDENARFLAQYRFDVSNMEPLVAKPHSPDNRALARECNNVKIDRVYIGSCTGGKTEDFMAAAKVFLAGGKTVKVPTFLVPATQKVWMDLYTLEVPDSGGKTCSMIFEEAGCDPPASPSCAACMGGPRDTYGRLNEPQVCVSTTNRNFPGRMGHMEGQIYLASPYTAAASALTGFVTDPREFL
- the LOC114401252 gene encoding 3-isopropylmalate dehydratase large subunit, chloroplastic-like isoform X2; its protein translation is MTATEKILARAAEKCEVRPGENAWANVDVLMINDITCPGISGIFKKEFGNTAKVWDREKIVVIPDHYIFTNDERAHRNVDIARDFCVEQDIKYFYDIQDRSNFRANPDYKGVCHVALAQEGHCRPGEVLFGTDSHTTSAGAFGQFATGVGNTDAAFVLGTGKILLKVPPTLRFVLDGEKPSYLLAKDLILNIIGEISVSGATYKTMEFVGTTIESLSMEERMTLCNMVIEAGGKNGIVAADRITYKYLEDKTSAPYEPVSSDENARFLAQYRFDVSNMEPLVAKPHSPDNRALARECNNVKIDRVYIGSCTGGKTEDFMAAAKVFLAGGKTVKVPTFLVPATQKVWMDLYTLEVPDSGGKTCSMIFEEAGCDPPASPSCAACMGGPRDTYGRLNEPQVCVSTTNRNFPGRMGHMEGQIYLASPYTAAASALTGFVTDPREFL